One stretch of Mus pahari chromosome 5, PAHARI_EIJ_v1.1, whole genome shotgun sequence DNA includes these proteins:
- the LOC110322249 gene encoding serpin B8 isoform X1 yields the protein MPCISKGSGRLSLTGSTREACPLKLIRRKKTVQMMFKHAKFKMGHVDEVNMQVLALPYADEELSMVILLPDENTDLAVVEKALTYEKLRAWTNPETLTESQVQVFFPRLKLEESYDLEIVLQSLGMTDAFEETKADFSGMTTKKNVPVSKVAHKCFVEVNEEGTEAAATTAVIRNARCCRIEPRFCADHPFLFFIWHHKTSSILFCGRFSSP from the exons ATGCCATGTATTTCAAAGGGAAGTGGAAGGCTCAGTTTGACAGGAAGTACACGAGAGGCATGCCCTTTAAAACTAATCAG gagaaaaaaaacagtGCAGATGATGTTCAAGCATGCTAAATTTAAGATGGGGCATGTGGATGAGGTGAACATGCAGGTTCTGGCTCTTCCCTATGCAGACGAAGAGTTGAGCATGGTCATTCTCCTTCCTGATGAGAACACTGATCTCGCTGTG GTGGAAAAAGCACTCACATATGAGAAGCTTAGAGCCTGGACAAACCCAGAAACCCTGACAGAAAGTCAAGTGCAAGTCTTTTTCCCCAGATTAAAGCTGGAGGAGAGCTACGACCTGGAAATTGTTCTTCAGAGTTTGGGCATGACAGATGCCTTTGAGGAAACAAAGGCTGACTTCTCTGGGATGACAACTAAGAAGAATGTGCCCGTGTCCAAGGTGGCCCACAAGTGCTTTGTGGAGGTCAATGAGGAAGGCACCGAAGCAGCTGCGACCACTGCAGTGATCAGGAATGCCCGGTGCTGTAGAATAGAACCAAGGTTCTGTGCTGACCACccattccttttcttcatctGGCACCACAAAACCAGCAGCATCTTGTTCTGTGGCAGGTTCTCTTCTCCCTAA
- the LOC110322249 gene encoding serpin B8 isoform X2, producing MDDLSEANGSFAISLLKILGEEDKSRNLFFCPMSVSSALAMVYLGAKGSTATQMSQVLGLSGNGDVHQSFQTLLAEINKTDTQYLLKSACRLFGEESCEFLSAFKESCQKFYHAGLEELSFVKDTEGCRKHINDWVSEKTEGKISEVLSPGTVCPLTKLVLVNAMYFKGKWKAQFDRKYTRGMPFKTNQVRQRKKTVQMMFKHAKFKMGHVDEVNMQVLALPYADEELSMVILLPDENTDLAVVEKALTYEKLRAWTNPETLTESQVQVFFPRLKLEESYDLEIVLQSLGMTDAFEETKADFSGMTTKKNVPVSKVAHKCFVEVNEEGTEAAATTAVIRNARCCRIEPRFCADHPFLFFIWHHKTSSILFCGRFSSP from the exons ATGGATGACCTCAGTGAAGCCAATGGGTCTTTCGCCATCAGCCTATTAAAAATACTGGGTGAAGAAGACAAGTCACGAAACCTGTTCTTCTGCCCCATGAGTGTCTCCTCAGCCCTGGCCATGGTCTACCTTGGAGCCAAAGGAAGCACTGCTACCCAGATGTCCCAG GTACTTGGTTTGAGTGGAAATGGAGATGTTCATCAAAGTTTCCAGACACTTCTAGCCGAAATTAACAAAACTGACACTCAGTACTTGTTAAAAAGTGCCTGCCGACTCTTTGGAGAAGAATCATGTGAATTCCTTTCG gCCTTCAAGGAATCCTGCCAGAAGTTCTATCACGCTGGACTAGAAGAGCTGTCCTTTGTTAAAGACACTGAAGGGTGCAGGAAACACATCAATGACTGGGTGTCAGAAAAAACTGAAG GTAAGATTTCTGAAGTTCTGAGTCCTGGAACAGTCTGCCCACTGACTAAGCTGGTTCTTGTGAATGCCATGTATTTCAAAGGGAAGTGGAAGGCTCAGTTTGACAGGAAGTACACGAGAGGCATGCCCTTTAAAACTAATCAGGTAAGACA gagaaaaaaaacagtGCAGATGATGTTCAAGCATGCTAAATTTAAGATGGGGCATGTGGATGAGGTGAACATGCAGGTTCTGGCTCTTCCCTATGCAGACGAAGAGTTGAGCATGGTCATTCTCCTTCCTGATGAGAACACTGATCTCGCTGTG GTGGAAAAAGCACTCACATATGAGAAGCTTAGAGCCTGGACAAACCCAGAAACCCTGACAGAAAGTCAAGTGCAAGTCTTTTTCCCCAGATTAAAGCTGGAGGAGAGCTACGACCTGGAAATTGTTCTTCAGAGTTTGGGCATGACAGATGCCTTTGAGGAAACAAAGGCTGACTTCTCTGGGATGACAACTAAGAAGAATGTGCCCGTGTCCAAGGTGGCCCACAAGTGCTTTGTGGAGGTCAATGAGGAAGGCACCGAAGCAGCTGCGACCACTGCAGTGATCAGGAATGCCCGGTGCTGTAGAATAGAACCAAGGTTCTGTGCTGACCACccattccttttcttcatctGGCACCACAAAACCAGCAGCATCTTGTTCTGTGGCAGGTTCTCTTCTCCCTAA